A region of uncultured Campylobacter sp. DNA encodes the following proteins:
- a CDS encoding phytanoyl-CoA dioxygenase produces the protein MQINGKEIFRKSGLMVNLCRMASLEYQVDHLIHPAVEYYESPLEMVEFLYTECKNALLEQFEFCFLPYERDALRVLVELIDKNFNDRSLLEADDYEYLVHHNPSWIEVRELALKTLHIFGYKPYNFNYD, from the coding sequence ATGCAAATTAACGGAAAAGAGATATTTAGGAAAAGCGGGCTTATGGTTAATCTATGTCGTATGGCATCTTTGGAATATCAAGTTGATCATTTGATACATCCTGCGGTTGAATATTACGAAAGCCCATTGGAAATGGTAGAATTTTTATATACCGAATGCAAGAACGCTTTATTGGAGCAATTTGAATTTTGCTTCCTGCCATACGAGAGGGATGCGCTAAGAGTACTTGTGGAACTTATAGATAAAAATTTTAACGACCGTAGCTTGTTGGAGGCGGACGATTATGAATACCTAGTCCATCACAATCCATCCTGGATAGAGGTTAGAGAGCTAGCCTTAAAGACATTGCATATTTTCGGCTACAAACCATATAACTTTAATTATGATTAG